In Paenibacillus sp. G2S3, a single window of DNA contains:
- a CDS encoding flotillin family protein, which produces MFGIPEYLLVPAVVVAVLFVLGIAFWARYKTVGPDEGMIVTGSFLGKNHISDDGSGRKIKIVRGGGAFILPIFQKAEFMSLLSHKLDVTTPEVYTEQGVPVIADGVAIIKVGSSTEDVATAAEQFMGKPIEALKSEAQEVLEGHLRAILGSMTVEEVYRNRDRFAQEVQGVAARDLKKMGLQIVSFTIKDVRDKHGYLDALGKPRIAAVKRDAEIAEAEAVRDARIQKANAEEQGQKAELLRDTNIAEASKENQLKVAAFKRDQDTAKAEADQAYHIQEARAKQTVVEEQMKVELVRKEREIDLQAKEIQVREKQYDAEVKKKAEADRYAVEQAAEADKAKRMREADALQYSIETQAKATAEQKRLEGQAMADAELAKGTADAEVIRLRGLAEAEAKEKLAEAFQKFGEAAVLDIIVKMLPDLAGQIAKPLASIDKLTVVDTGNGEGAARVSNYVTQLMSTAPEMLKSVSGIDVEALIKGLTTRSSGSTGSKAVPVTPVTSIQPPAAAGGASKASTSVAEQPED; this is translated from the coding sequence TTCAGACGATGGTTCTGGTCGTAAAATAAAGATAGTACGTGGGGGCGGGGCATTTATCCTTCCTATCTTTCAGAAGGCTGAATTTATGTCGCTTCTTTCTCATAAACTCGATGTGACGACCCCGGAAGTATACACCGAACAAGGGGTTCCGGTTATTGCTGACGGTGTAGCAATTATTAAAGTGGGTAGCTCGACTGAAGATGTGGCGACAGCCGCTGAGCAATTTATGGGCAAACCGATTGAAGCGCTGAAGAGCGAAGCACAAGAAGTTCTTGAGGGTCATCTGCGGGCCATTCTCGGTTCGATGACCGTTGAGGAAGTATATCGTAACCGTGACCGTTTTGCGCAAGAGGTTCAAGGCGTGGCGGCACGTGATCTTAAGAAAATGGGTCTGCAAATTGTTTCCTTTACGATCAAGGATGTCCGAGACAAACATGGATATCTTGATGCATTAGGTAAACCGCGGATAGCTGCAGTGAAGCGGGATGCAGAGATCGCTGAAGCAGAAGCAGTGCGGGATGCGAGAATTCAAAAGGCAAATGCTGAAGAGCAAGGGCAAAAAGCAGAGCTGCTGCGGGATACGAATATCGCCGAAGCCTCCAAGGAAAACCAGCTTAAGGTGGCTGCGTTTAAACGGGATCAGGATACAGCGAAAGCGGAAGCCGATCAGGCTTATCATATTCAAGAGGCACGCGCGAAGCAGACTGTTGTCGAAGAGCAAATGAAGGTTGAGCTGGTACGTAAGGAACGCGAAATCGATCTGCAAGCGAAAGAAATTCAAGTTCGTGAGAAGCAGTACGACGCAGAAGTGAAGAAAAAAGCGGAAGCGGATCGTTACGCAGTAGAGCAAGCGGCGGAAGCTGATAAGGCGAAGAGAATGCGTGAGGCAGATGCCTTGCAATACAGTATCGAAACGCAGGCAAAAGCTACGGCAGAGCAAAAGCGCCTTGAAGGGCAAGCGATGGCGGATGCAGAGCTGGCTAAAGGTACAGCGGATGCCGAAGTTATCCGGTTGCGTGGTCTAGCGGAAGCAGAAGCGAAAGAGAAGCTGGCGGAAGCCTTCCAGAAATTCGGCGAAGCAGCCGTGCTCGATATTATCGTCAAAATGCTGCCTGATTTGGCTGGCCAAATCGCGAAGCCGCTGGCATCCATTGATAAGCTTACCGTTGTAGATACCGGTAATGGTGAAGGAGCGGCACGTGTCAGCAACTATGTAACTCAATTGATGTCTACGGCTCCTGAGATGCTGAAGAGCGTCTCTGGAATTGACGTGGAGGCCCTGATCAAAGGGCTGACGACTAGATCCTCAGGGTCAACTGGAAGCAAGGCTGTTCCAGTCACACCCGTGACCTCTATACAACCTCCAGCAGCAGCGGGGGGAGCGAGCAAAGCTTCAACTTCTGTGGCTGAGCAACCTGAAGACTAA
- a CDS encoding ABC transporter ATP-binding protein, translating into MQLILDHIHKSFDGKQVIKDADFTFEKGKIYGLLGRNGAGKTTLFNCLSGEIQMDSGAAFIGEKDAARPLRDEDIGYVFSLPILPEFLTGYEFVKFYMDINREKIDPNKSIEDYFSIIKFEEEDRHRLIKGYSHGMKNKIQMLCFIITRPPLILLDEPLTSFDVIVALEIKKLLREMKQDHIIIFSTHILQLAADLCDELVILNHGTLQEIPRETLQSPEFEEQIIALLQDGNND; encoded by the coding sequence GTGCAACTGATTTTAGATCATATCCATAAAAGCTTTGATGGTAAACAGGTGATTAAGGATGCAGATTTCACCTTTGAAAAAGGGAAGATATACGGGCTACTCGGACGGAATGGAGCAGGCAAAACCACACTTTTTAATTGTCTGAGTGGAGAGATCCAGATGGATAGTGGCGCTGCTTTTATTGGTGAGAAAGATGCTGCCCGTCCGCTTCGTGATGAGGACATCGGATATGTGTTTTCTCTGCCCATCTTACCTGAATTTCTGACAGGCTATGAGTTCGTAAAGTTTTATATGGACATTAACCGTGAGAAGATCGATCCGAATAAAAGCATTGAAGATTATTTTTCCATTATTAAGTTTGAGGAAGAAGATCGGCACCGGCTGATTAAGGGTTATTCCCACGGGATGAAGAATAAAATTCAAATGCTCTGCTTTATCATTACTCGCCCGCCTTTGATTTTACTAGATGAGCCTTTAACCTCTTTTGATGTGATTGTGGCTCTTGAGATCAAGAAATTGCTGCGTGAGATGAAGCAGGATCACATCATTATTTTTTCTACGCATATTTTGCAATTGGCCGCCGATTTATGTGACGAGTTGGTCATTCTAAATCATGGAACCCTTCAAGAAATTCCACGTGAGACCCTACAAAGTCCAGAGTTTGAGGAGCAGATTATAGCTTTACTTCAGGATGGCAACAATGATTAG